GCAGCCAAGCAATGTTGCAACCTCAATCAACAACCAAGGAGACGATCAATGACATATATCGGCACATTCGCAGCGACCCGCGATGGCTTCGAGGGGCATTTGCAGACGCTCACGCTCGATGCCCGGCTCACCCTCGTTCCTGCAGAACCATCCGAAACCGAAAATGCGCCGGACTACCGGATCATGGTGGGTGACAATGACGCCGTCTACGAAGTTGGCGCGGGCTGGAAGCGCGTTGGCGACAAGGCCGGGGACTATATCGCGGTGGTAATCGACGATCCGGCGTTCGCCCGGCCGATACGCGCCAATCTCTTCGCATCCGATGATGGCTCTCATGTACTGACGTGGTCGCGCCCTGCGCGGCGCGCCAGCAAGGCTTGAACCGTGCGCCTCGGTATCGCGCTAACCGCGGCTCTGGCTGCAATGGCACTTGCCTATCCGCTGCACGCGAGCGGGCAATCGCGCGCAGCGCAAACGCACGCAGCTTCAATCGATATTGCAGCACATGTGCGCGAGGCCTCGCAGCGCTTCGGCATTCCCCAGCACTGGATTTATGCGGTGATCCGCGTTGAAAGTGCGGGCCGGACGCGCGCAGTGTCCTCGGCGGGCGCGATGGGATTGATGCAGCTCATGCCCGGCACCTGGGTGCGCCAGCGCGGCCGGTACTCGCTCGGCAGCGATCCTTTCGACCTGCGCGACAATATCCTCGCGGGCACATCGTACTTGCGAGAAATGTATGACCGCTACGGTGCAGCTGGCTTTCTTGCAGCCTATAATGCGGGGCCGGGACGCTACGAGGCCTGGCTTGCCGGACGGCGCTCGCTTCCCCTCGAGACCCGCCGTTATGTCGCGAAGATCGCACCCCTGCTGCAGCCCGGGCGCATCTTTGTCGCGGCGGGTTCGCACCCTACGGGCGCTCCGGGCGCGCCCGCTGAACCTGTTTCCGCTTCGGATTATGCGCCCGGCGATCCGGGTCTCCCGGAGGCCTCGGGCAACGCTCTTGTTCGTCCGCAACGGCCCGCGCATGATCTTTTCGCTCCCGTCTCCGCGGTCGCCGACCAATGACAGCCAGGCCCGCATCCCTGCGTTCTGCGTCGCCCGCTAGCGAAGACTTGCGACTGAGTTGCGGACTGGTCAGAAAGGGTACGAGAGGATGGCAAGATAAAAGCAGCGCCGTCGACCGGGCTGCATGTGGTTGGTTTTTCTGGGTAATTAGCGCCGTCTGGACGACTACAGTGCCGTCGCTACTGCTGATTTTCTGTGTGTTTTCAAAGGCGAAGGCGCCATCGCCTCTTGTTGCGCGGCATGGCTGACGATGATTTCAATATCGAGCCCGGGCGTTCGCGCGACAGCGGCGCTCGCTCCTACAAGAAGGCCAAGACGCTCCTCGGCCGGGTAGCTCAGGTCTCTCACAAGCCGGGATACACACGGTTCAAGGCAAGCGGCTCAGGCGGTCGCGGCACGGGACATTATGGACGCGGCAAGCTCGCTGCGCTGACGCGCAGCAGAAGCGCATTTGGGCGGCGTGTCCTGATCAAGGCCCGCGTTGTTCGTCAATGGCAATCCCAGACCAGGTCCGCGCCGCTCGCGCGTCATATAAATTATATTCAGCGCGAGGGAGCGACGCGCGACGGATCGCAGGGCCGGATGTTCGATGCAACGTCAGACGAGGCCGATGGGGATAGCTTTGCCGAGCGCTGCGAGGACGACCGGCACCACTTCCGCTTCATCGTCTCTCCTGAGGATGCCAACGAGATGGGCGACCTGCGCGCCTTCACGCGTGAATTTATGACCGACATGGCCAACGATCTCGACACCAGCCTTGACTGGGTGGCCGTCGATCACTGGAACACCGACAATCCGCATATCCATGTGCTGGTTCGCGGCGTCGCAACAGGCGGCGAGGACCTTGTGATCGACCGCGCCTATATCAGCGAGGGGATGCGCGCCCGCGCCGAGGAACGCGTGACCATCGAGCTGGGACCGCGCAGCGAACGTGATATCCTCAATGCTCTGGCGCGCGAGGTTGACGCTGAACGCTGGACCAGTCTCGATCGCCGCCTGCACAAGCAACGCGGCGCGTTTGGCGAGATCGATCTGCGGCCCGAAGCCGGTTCGGACGCACGTAGGGATCGCTCGATCTTGATTGGTCGCGCCCAGGTGCTCGAACGCATGGGACTGGCTGAGCAGGTGGGACCAGCAAGCTGGACGCTGGCATCCGATATCGAGCCCACGCTTCGGGCACTTGGAGAACGCGGCGACATCATCAAAACGATGCACCGGGCCATGACCGGCAAAGGCTTTGATGCGGACCCGGCGCGGCTGGCTTTGCATGACGAAGCGAACGGTGAGCGTGTGATTGGCAGGCTCGTCGAGCGCGGGCTGCATGACGAGCTTACTGGCAAGGCCTTTGCCATCGTCGACGGGGCCGATGGGCGCATTCATCACCTGCGTTTTCCCGACCTCGAGCGGACAGGTGATGCCGCGCCAGGTGCCATCGTGGAGACGAGCGCATGGACCGATCGGAAAGGCCGGCAGCAGATGAGCCTGCTTGTTCGCTCCGACTTCACTCTCGAAAGACAGATCGGTGCAGGCGGTGCGACCTGGCTTGATCGGCAACTCGTATCGCCCCGCCTCAAAACCGTGGCAGGCGGGTTCGGGTCGGAGGTACGCGAGGCATTGGCTAAACGGGCCGATGTCCTCCTGGAGCAAGGCTTAGCCAAGCGTCAGGGGCAAAAGATCGTCTATGCTCGCAATCTGCTTGGCACTTTGCGTGACCGGGACCTGGCCAATGCGAGCGATGCGCTCGCCTCGCGTCACGGAAGCACCATGCAGAGCGCGACTTCCGGGGATCATGTCGCAGGCGTGTATCGGGAACGCGTCACACTCGCTTCGGGCCGGTTCGCGATGATCGACAACGGTGTGGGTTTCCAACTCGTCCCCTGGCGGCAGGATCTGGAGCGCCATCTGGGCCAGACGGTCGCAGGCAGGGTCAACGAGCGCGGCAGTGTTGACTGGAGCTTCACGCGCTCACGGGGGCCTTCTGTCTGACGGGGCTGTGCAGACAAATCTGTCCTTGACGAAACACCATGTGATGCGTAAACAAGCGTCAGGAGATGCGATATGGCAAGTATAGCATTAGAGCAAGCCGAAGCACCGCGAGGCATTCAGACCTTCGCGGCCAGTGATGATCGTGACCGCCTGACGGGCGCGGCAGTCAAAGCCGTTCTGCGACTTGTCGACGCTTGGGGTGGCAGTAATGCCGAGGGCGCTGCGCTGCTCGGTGTCTCTGAAAGTACCTGGGACCGGATGAAGGCCGGAACTTGGGAAGGCGCGCTTAGCCAGGACCAGTTGACGCGCGCTTCGGCGTTGATCGGCTTGTTCAAGGGGCTGCATCTGCTGTTTGCCGACGACATGGCCGACCGCTGGCCCAGGCTCGTCAATACGGCACCTGTGTTCGACCGGCTTTCGCCAGTCCAGGCAATGATCGAAGGCGGTATCCCGCGTATGCTCGAAACCCGCCAGTATATTGACGCGCTTCGTGGCGGGCTCTGAGAGCGATCCCGAACCGCCGTCGGCCGATCTGGCTACCAAACGAGAAGCGTTCGAGCGCACCATTCGGCTGGTTTCGAGTGCGCGCCTGCGCGACGCGGCGATGGCGCCGCTCACTGACGATGACGATGAACTTACGCTGCTTGCGGAGATCGAAGGGGCGACTAGCTCGCGCCTGATAGCCGAGGAGCGCGGCCATGGCGGCCTTAGCGCCGAAGAATTGGTGCACGGCGTGCCGCATGCCAAGTTCATCAATGCGAGTTTCGCTTACGCCAAACCACGCGAGCCGGGGCGATTTAACCCCGCGGATCGTGGGGCTTGGTACGCGGCCCTGGCGGTCGAAACCTGCCTCGCCGAGGTCGGACATCACCTGACTCAGGCGTTGGCGGATGCAGCCGATTTCAATGCCGTGGTGGAATATGGCGAGATGATTGCAAGTATGTCCGGCATCTTTGTCGACCTGCGCGGCACGTCCGATCATCCCGGCCTCCATCCAAATGCTGAAAAGGGTTATCCGGTCGGCAACGCGCTGGCGGCGCAGGCTCGTGCCGAGGGTCACAACGGCATCATCTATCCCTCGGTTCGCCATCCGGAAGGGATTTGCATCGCGGCGCTATGGCCCAATGTCGTTCAGTCGGTGACTCAGGGCGCCATGTACCGTCTGACCTGGTCGGGTAGTCCTGAATTTACATGGGAGGCCGCGTAGGTTCTAGACGCTCATTCTGTCTCAGGGGTTGGGTGGGACGAACATCTCATTCTCATTAATCCGCCGATTTCGCATGCTCGACTATCATCAGGACAAGCCCTGCGAAAACCAACCCGAAGCCCAAAAGGTGAGACCAGCGAAAGGATTCGCCAAGTAGGACGTAAGATAGGACAAGCGCGCTAAGGGGCATGACTGCCATCGCACCTGCCGTGAGTGCTCCTGGCGCTTTGCGGGCACCATTATACCATAGAACAGGAGCGAGCCCTCCTGTGGCCGCACCCCAAAAGGCCAGCGCAAAATAACCATCCCGACCTATGCCGGAAAAATCAAACGGTCGAGAGTCGAAAACAAAAGCCAGAGCAACGAAGAGCAAAGCGGCAATGAGCGATGCTGCCAGAGTGGCTTCCAGTGAGCTGATCCCGTCGGACAGTTTGCGCGCAAGCAGGGTGTAGGCTGCCTCGAAGCACACAGCCATTGCGACAAGCGCTGCGCCAAGGATCGGCGCTTCGGTGGCTCCGCTTCCCCCGGTTCGCAGCAGATTGATCATTACGATCCCCGCGATCGCAAGGGCCAATGCTCCTGATGTGCGCCAGTTCATTGCGGCACCGAAGAAAACTACGGCCGCGGCGGCAGTCACTGCCGGTGTCGCGCTCATGATCGTGGAGCCGATCACGCCTGTGGTGAGACGCATGCCAAAAAGCATGGCTGCGGTGAAACCGACCATCCCGAATAATGAGATCGCGACAATCACCAACCAGTCCGACCGCTTCGCACGAGCAAACCTTTTCGTCAGCAACCATGTGAATGGAGCAAGGACCAGACAAGCGATCAGCATGCGCATGCATGACGCTGTGAAGACCGAGAACTGCTGCCCGATTAACTTGCTGAGCGGCGTTGCACTGCCAAAGAGTGCCATGCCTAGCAAAAGCTGCACGACAATCGCAGGAGTGGTCGTTGGTCTCTCGGATACCATGATACTGGAACGACTTAACATGTCGGGTTTCGTTCGCAAATCATAGCCTTGTTGTCTTATCCGGCACAGGGTCCAGCAAGCGGGTTCCGTGCCAGCCGCGCTGGATTGATCCGTCTTGCCACGACCCCGCCTCCTGCTTCTTTGGCTACGCTGGACCCCGATCACACGCATTCGAACTTGATACCGGCGTTACAACTGCCTCCTGTTATTGAGCGAAAGGAGGCGACTGTGTCGGCAACCAAGATCCTGTGGGGCCAGATCCTGGCCGTATTTGCGCTGGCGCTTGCAGGAGTCTGGGCGGCCACCCAATGGACTGCTGCAACGCTCGGCTACCAGCAAGAGCTCGGTCCAGCATGGTTCACCGCGTTTGGTCAGCCGGTCTATCCGCCATATTCGATCTTCTGGTGGTGGTTCAGCTTCGAGGCCTATGCTCCGCGAATATTCGAAACCGGCGGGATGATCGCCGCATCGGGCGGTCTGATTGCGGTGGTTGTGGCAATCGCCATGTCGGTCTGGCGTGCCCGCGAGGCCCGGACCAGCGCGACCTATGGCTCCGCGCGCTGGGCAACCCGCTCCGAGATCGCCCGCGAAGGGCTACTCGGCGGCAAAGGCGCAGTGATCGGTCGCCATGCCAATCTCTATTTACGGCATGACGGACCCGAGCATGTGCTGTGTTTCGCCCCGACGCGCAGCGGCAAAGGTGTCGGCCTCGTTGTCCCGACGCTGCTGACCTGGCCGCATTCGGCCATCGTTCACGACATCAAAGGCGAAAACTGGGATCTCACCGCAGGCTTCCGTTCGCGTTTCAGTCGGGTCCTGCTGTTCGATCCGACCAATGAAGCCTCTGCGCCGTACAATCCGCTGATGGAGGTGCGCCGGGGAATTAACGAAGTGCGCGACGTCCAGAACATCGCCGACGTGCTGGTCGATCCCGAAGGCTCACTCGAACGCCGCAACCATTGGGAAAAGACAAGCCATGCCTTGCTGGTCGGAGCGATCCTCCATGTTCTTTATGCCGAGCCTGACAAGACCCTGGCCGGAGTGGCGTCGTTCCTGTCCGACCCGAAACGCTCGATCGAGACGACGCTCACCGCAATGATGGCAACGCAGCATCTGGGAGCGGAAGGCGTCCACCCGGTTGTGGCGAGCGCCGCACGCGAACTGCTTAACAAGTCGGAGAATGAGCGTTCGGGCGTCCTCTCAACCGCGATGTCTTTCCTTGGTCTCTACCGCGATCCGGTGATCGCCAAAGTCACGCGGCAATGCGACTGGCGGATCGCCGATCTCGTCGATCCGGCGCGCCCCGTCACACTCTATCTCGTCGTGCCGCCGTCCGACATCAGCCGCACCAAGCCGCTTATCCGGCTCATTCTCAACCAGCTGGGCCGCCGCCTGACCGAAGACCTGAACGAAGGATCGGATCGACGCCGATTGCTGCTGATGCTTGACGAATTTCCGGCGCTCGGTCGTCTCGACTTTTTCGAAAGCGCGCTTGCCTTCATGGCAGGCTACGGCATCAAGGCATTCCTGATCGCGCAATCGCTCAACCAGATCGAGAAGGCTTACGGTCAGAACAACGCGATCCTCGATAATTGTCATGTCCGGGTCTGCTTTGCGACCAATGACGAGCGCACGGCGAAGCGCATTTCTGAATCGCTTGGCACCGCGACCGAACTGCGCGCGATGAAGAATTACGCTGGGCACCGGCTCTCGCCATGGCTTGGTCATCTGATGGTCTCGCGCAGCGAAACCGCCCGGGCCTTGCTCACCCAGGGCGAGATCATGCAGCTGCCCGATACCGATGAGATTGTGATGCTTGCAGGCGCGCATCCGATCCGGGCGAAGAAAGCGCGCTATTATGCCGATCCCAGATTGGCGAAGCGGGTTGAGCCGCCGCCGGTGGCCGAACAATCGTGCAGTGAGCCCGACGCCGGAGAATGGGAAGGGGTGATTGCGCGCGCACTCAAGTGCCCGCTTGTGGCGTCGGATGCCGCTGAGCTGGAAGATCGCGACACAGTTGCCGATGGCGGTGTCCGGCGCGAGCCTGAACTGCCCCAGCACGAAGATATTGCGCCCGCGCCATCGCCACCGCGCAATGAATTCGAGTTCGACGATCGGCGCGATGACGAAGAGGCGAGCAGAAACCGCCGGATCGCCGACCAGATGCGCGCCAATGCACAGCGGGCGGCGCTTGATCCCGATGACGGGATCGAATTGTGAGCAAGGGCAACCGCATCAAGCACACTTTTCGCCTGCCGCCCGCTCTCTCGCGGCAACTGGCCGACTTCGCTGGACGCAAGCGTGTATCGCAGGCTTCGGTGGTCGAAGCCGCGATCGCTTCGTTCTTGTCGCCCGATGGTTCGGAGAGACTCGAGGCGGCATTCAGCCGGCGGTTGGACCGGATTTCGCGGCAGATCGACAAGCTCGACTATCACGTCGAGGTCGGAAATGAGGCGTTTGCTCTTTACCTGCGGCGCTGGCTCGAAGTCACGCCCGCGCTTGGTGCCGGTGCCTCTGCTGCTGCGCGGGCCGACGCCGAGAAACGCTTCAGTCATCTCGTCGAGGCGCTGGCCCGCAGAATGGAAACGGGAAAGCACCTGTCCGACGAGCTTATTCGTCGGGAGCCACAACATGATGAGGCGGAAAATGGCCAATAGGCCATTGGAAGCGCGCCTCGGTGTCTTCACGGCAACTTCGCGCGCAAAGACGCGCAGACCTTGGTCAAATGCTTCAGTTGGGAAGGAGGAGAGATGCGCTCTGGAGCAGGGCGAATTGCCGACGCGCCAGTCTATAGGTGCAACTATTCCAACTGCTTGCTAGAGGTTGTGTAATGCGCACCGAACTCGATCATCTGCCACCGCAAAAACAGCGCGAGCTTGAGCGCGTGGTGCAGCTTATCTTCGAAGAATTCGATGACGCCTTCGCGCTGGCGAGGCACGACTGGAAGAAGGCCGGGCGCATCCTCAAGGTCATTCTGTACGGCAGCTATGCACGCGGAACATGGGTCGATGAACCCCATACTGCAAAGGGCTACCAGTCTGACTATGATCTGCTTGTTATCGTCAATGACAAGCGTCTGGTTGACCGCATCAAGTACTGGTCCAAGCTCGATGACCGGCTGATGCGCGAATACGGCGTCACCAAGACCCTCAACACGCCGGTGAATTTTATCGTCCACACATTGCAGGAAGTGAACGACGGCCTCGCGCACGGGCGCTACTTCTTCATGGATGTCGCGAAAGACGGGGTGGCGCTCTACCAGGCAGACGACACCGAACTGCATAAGCCTAAGCCCAAAACGCCCGAGCAGGCACTCGCGATGGCGCAGGAGTATTTCGACGAGTGGTTTCCAACCGCGATGCAGCGATACGAGCTATCAAAGGTGGGTCGAGAGCGAGGGTTTCTAAAACCGGCAGCGTTTGACATGCATCAATCCGCCGAATTCCTCTATCACTGCGTGCTTTTGGTCTGCACCTTCTACACGCCGCACGTGCACAACCTCGGTTTTCTGCGCACCCAAGCGGAGAGGATTGATCCACGCCTCACCTATGTCTGGCCACGCGATACGCGCCGCGATCGGGCGCGCTTTGAAAAGCTCAAAGAAGCCTACGTGAAGGCCCGCTACTCACAGCACTACCGCATCACCAAGGAGGAACTCGAATGGCTCGGAGAGCAGGTCGAGGAGCTCGGCCGCGTTGTCCATGATATATGCTCGGTAAGGCTTGAGAAGCTCAAGAGTGAAGCAGTCGCTTGACCGTGGCTTGCCAGCGGGCCCGATTACACTTCACACTATGACTGTTTTGCGCCCTAATCTCGGTCATTCGTGGCTGCACTTAAAAGGACCAAAGCGGTCGTTTCGATCGTCATATTTGCTCGGATGCGATGGGGCGATTTGCCGGAACGACAAACACCCCAGGTGCCCGTCCGGCACGTGGCGGATCCCTCATGTTCGCAGCAGCGGCTTGGTTTGCCGTTCTCCTCTTCACAGGAGAAACGCTCTCACATCTCGATGAGAGCGAGATGGGCGGGGCACGTGGACTGGCAGAAAGCGGGGCGCTGGCTATTGCGCGATCATGGCGGAGGTCGATCGCCGCATCGCGGGCCGCTCACCATAGGTTAGCGCGCGCCAGACCCATTCGAGCGGGCCGTAAGAGAAGCGCTTGAGCCAGAAATTGCTGATCAGAACTTGCGCCCCGTAGAAAATCGCCACCAGTGGCAGGAAGGTGGCGATGCCGGCCTTGCCAGCCAAGGCGAGTCCAGGCCCGACCCCGGTGAGGATCAGGACAATCGCAATGCTCTGAAGCACATAGTTGGTCAGCGCCATCCGCCCCACCGCTCCGAACGGGGCGACAAGCCACTTGGCGGACCGGCCATTGAAAAGGAGAATGAGCGCGCAGCCGTAGCCGATTGCAATCAGCGGCGTCGCCAAGGCGTGAAGAATGCCGCCCCATGCGCTGATCGCCGAGAGCGTGGTGCCCGGCTCGGCATTCTCGGTAAGGAGATGGGTCGCTTCCAGCGCAAGGCCAAGCACCAGGGTGGGCCACAATACCCGGCGGAACGGCGCGAGATTCGTCGAGGCGTTTTGGATCCACCCCTTTCGCGCGATCCACGCGCCGATATAAAACCTCCCGGTAGCGTATGCGATCCAGGCAACGAGGCCGCCGTTCATGATCCAGCCGAGCCAGTTGTTTTCCGCCATCAAGCTCATGAAGGTGACAAAATCGCCTGACTGCGCTGCGGCCTGGCGGGCCAAGACTTCGCTATCGGCGGAAGTGATCGCATCGAGCGTGACCGAAACGCCGGACCACTCGAAAACACCGGAGATCAGAGGCTTGGCAAACAGGAGCAGCGCCCCTCCGACGACCAGCATCGTGCGCGCTGACAGCTTGCGACTGAACAGCAGGATGAAAGCGGCGATCCCGTAGACATGCAGGACATCCCAGGAAAACAGCAGAAAGAAGTGCAGCCAGCCGAAGATCAGGAGGATGCCGGCACGCCGGAAGTAGATCGAGCGGAACGGTGCGCCGCGTGCTTCCAGGCGCTCCATTTGAATCCAGAACCCCATGCCGAACAGGCAGGCGAACAGGGTGTTGGCCTTGTCGGAAACGAACAGGCGCAGCCAGAATTCGATCGAGCTGTTGAGCGCGGCGTTGGGTAATGCGGCAAGTTGATCGGCGGTGATGGTGACGCTCTCGCCGCCAAATTCCCACAGGTTGATCGTCATTACTCCGAGCAAGGCGAAGCCTCGCAGCACGTCGAGCTCCCCGACCCTGTCTTTCGCAGTAATCGGGGCGACCGCCTCGCTCATGGCGCTTTGCCGGTGGCCCGCGCGACAGCGAGTGTATCAATATGCTGCTGGAAGGTAGCGATCTTGCCATCCTCGACAGTCCAGACATGGACAACCTGCGGGTTGCAGGGCTGCCCGGTCGCCTTCCCGGTGCCGGTGTAACGGCCTTCCATCACGACGCTGGTCTCGTCCGCGATGAAACGTCCCGGCTCGACGCCGAAATCGTCCAGCACGTCGCCCAACCGCGCGAAGACGCCTTCGAGCACGGCCTGCGCGCCGACATAGGGATTGCGGTCCGCCAGCGGGAAGTTCTCCGCCTCCATCCAGCGGACGTCATCGGCCATCAGCGATGCAGCTGTGTCCTTGTCGCCAGTGCCGACGGCAGCATAGAATTGCTGCACGATCTCCAGTGCCCTGGTCATGGTGTGCTCCTTACAAAGATAGGTGGAAGCCGCCGTCGGGTGTCAGTGTAGTGCCGGTCACGAAGCTGGCATCTTCGGAGCAGAGGAAGGCGATGCAGCGCGCTATTTCCTCTGGCTCCCCGAAGCGCCGCATATGTTTGCGCTGACGAATGCCATCGAAGGCTTCGGCGCCGAGATTGCCCTTGATCTGTTCGTGCAGCGGCGTGTGGATGACGCCGGGGCACAGCAGATTCACGCGTATGCCGTGTTCGGCCAGCTCTGCGGAGGCGGAGGTCGTCAGCCCCAACTGGCCGGCCTTGGACGCGGTGTATGTGCTGGCTCCGGGGCAACCCAGGAACGTGTTGACCGATCCGATATTGACGATCGATCCGCCATTGCCCGCCGCCAGCATGGCGCGCGCTTCATGCTTGAGACACAGGAAATTGCCGCGAAGGTTTACCGCCATCACGCGGTCCCAGTAATCGTCTGGCGTGTCGATCAGCGGATAGACCTCGGCACCGATGCCCGCGTTGTTGACGGCAAGATCGAGCCGTCCATGCGTGTCTACCGCATGCGCCACCATCGCTTCGACGTCGCTGGCCTGTGCGACATCGGTGACGACAGCGCTTGCCTTGCCTCCCGCCTGTTCGATCTGCGCGACCAGTTCGTCGAGCACCTCCGTGCGGCGCGCCGCGACCACGACCGTGGCTCCGCGCTCGGCCAGGATCAGCGCCGTTGCCTTGCCAATCCCGCTGCTGGCACCGGTGACAATGGCGACCTTTCCCTCGAAAACGGACACCTTACGGGTTCCCTTCGTTCGAGACATCGGCAGCCATCCGCCAGCGGCCATCCTCGCGAACCCAGAGCAGCAAGGCATAACCACCGAAGAGTGAGGTGCCCTCGGCGTCGAACACTTCGTATTTCTGCAATTCGGTGAAGGCGTCGGGCCCGAGGCGCCTTATCGACACGACGTCGAACGTCGCATCGGCGGCCTCGCTTTCGGCAACGCCTTCCCAGAAGGCAGCGAGTGCCGTCCGGTCGCTCAGCAGCGTATACCCCGAGGGCGAAAAGACGGCATCGTCGGTGTAAAGCGCGAGGATCGGCTCGGTATTTCCCGACTTGATCGCCTCGAGAACAACCTCGGTCCGGTTGGCCAGCACGCTGTCCAGAGAGGAATCGACTTGGGCCGTATCGGCTCGTTCGAGCTTCACCAGCGCATTGCCGAGGTTCGAGACGTAAACCGCCCCATCGGGTGCCAGGATGATGCCGGTCAGCAGGCCGGGCATCGGCTCCCACATCTCCGGTGTCAGAAGCGGCAGGATCGGTTCGCCCGCTTCCAGCCGTCGATAGGTCTCGGTAACGATGCGAGCGCTCGTCTCGGGCGCAGGATTGAACATTGTGCGCCGATCGCCGGTATCGGGATCAACCACATAAACGGCGTTCGCGAAGGGGCTGGCGACCCACAGCATGCCATCGCGATCCAGCTCGATATTATCGGGCGTGGGAAGGGTCGCGAGGACGCGGCGGTCGCTCAATTCGCCCGTCGCCTGGTCCACCGCGAAGCTGAGAATGCGGCTCCGCACGATTTCGGCGACATATAGTCGCGCCCGCGCCCCGTCGAAGGCGATACCATTGGCGAAGTCGAGCCCGTCGGCCACCTTGATGGCAACTGGCTCGGGCTTGCCAACCTGTTCGGGCGCGATCCGGAAAACAGCCCCGTCGCCAAGCGGCTTGTCGGCCGCAGCGAACATCCGCGCTTCGCTGCCTTCGCCTGCTGCGTTCTCGGTCGACTGCGTGAACCAGATCGCGCCGGTCGGGTCGCGCACGACGGCGTTTACCCCGTAGGGGTGATCGTAAATCCGCGTCACCGCTTCGGTCTCGGTATCGACGCGGTAAATGTGTCCGCCGGTTATGTCGGCGACCAGCACGTGGCGACCGTCCGGCTCCCAGGATACGCCGTTCGGGCTGTTCCACATGGGGTCCGGCTTCGACCTGAAGCCCGCTCGCGCGAAATCGCCGAACGGCGTCTTGGTGCCGTCGGCAGACAGGGTAACGAGACCGTGATCCCAATCCCCGACCAACAACCTGCCGTCGGGGAGGACGACCCCGTCTTCGGCGTGGGTGAGCGAGCGGTCGGCCGGAAAAAACGAGTATTCATCGCTTGGCCCGCCAGGAGCCCACGCCTCTTGCGGCTTGATCTCGACCCGGATGAGACGGACTGTCACGTCGTCGCTCAGGTTGACGGGAGAATGCGGCGCTTCAGGCCCCTTCCAAAGCGTCACCGGAAAGGGCATTGGTGGCACTTTGCGTGAATCGAAAATCACGTTGCCCTCGGCATCGCGGTCGATCCAGTCGCCGGCCTGCTGGAGATACAACACGCTGGGCCAGCGGTGGAAATGCAAGGGCTCTACTTCACCCGGTGCCAGCGTCACTTCCAGAACGCGAACCTGATCGTTCTCGAGCAGGATCTTGTGATTCTCGGCGGCTGCTACCGTAGCCTCGAGTTCCGCTGGCCAAGTATCGGGATCGCCCGTCACGTAGCCGATATTCGCATCGCCCCCGCCGGTGGTCGTAGCGACATCGCTCTCTTGCGCTCCTGACGGAGAGGCTAGCATCGTGGCTGCTAGAAGCGCGCCCAAA
This genomic window from Qipengyuania sp. HL-TH1 contains:
- a CDS encoding SMP-30/gluconolactonase/LRE family protein, yielding MLASPSGAQESDVATTTGGGDANIGYVTGDPDTWPAELEATVAAAENHKILLENDQVRVLEVTLAPGEVEPLHFHRWPSVLYLQQAGDWIDRDAEGNVIFDSRKVPPMPFPVTLWKGPEAPHSPVNLSDDVTVRLIRVEIKPQEAWAPGGPSDEYSFFPADRSLTHAEDGVVLPDGRLLVGDWDHGLVTLSADGTKTPFGDFARAGFRSKPDPMWNSPNGVSWEPDGRHVLVADITGGHIYRVDTETEAVTRIYDHPYGVNAVVRDPTGAIWFTQSTENAAGEGSEARMFAAADKPLGDGAVFRIAPEQVGKPEPVAIKVADGLDFANGIAFDGARARLYVAEIVRSRILSFAVDQATGELSDRRVLATLPTPDNIELDRDGMLWVASPFANAVYVVDPDTGDRRTMFNPAPETSARIVTETYRRLEAGEPILPLLTPEMWEPMPGLLTGIILAPDGAVYVSNLGNALVKLERADTAQVDSSLDSVLANRTEVVLEAIKSGNTEPILALYTDDAVFSPSGYTLLSDRTALAAFWEGVAESEAADATFDVVSIRRLGPDAFTELQKYEVFDAEGTSLFGGYALLLWVREDGRWRMAADVSNEGNP